A genomic window from Photobacterium gaetbulicola Gung47 includes:
- a CDS encoding MoxR-like ATPase (COG0714) → MLAHPLVDTFQSLNRYLQSQVIGQPDLVKQLLIALLADGHILVEGPPGLAKTRAVKVLAECIEGSFQRMQFTPDLLPADLTGTDIYRPETGAFDFQEGPIFHSLVLADEINRAPAKVQSAMLEAMAEKQITVGKQTYTLPELFLVMATQNPIEQEGTYPLPEAQLDRFLLQLQVEYPDSDSELAILRLNRGEALGVKSEEAVHLSQQDIFKARQQVLELYMAEEIEQYIIRLVMATRTPERYDDQLASWLQMGVSPRATLALDRCARAHAWLAGRDFVTPDDVMTMAYPVLRHRLLRSYEAQAEGIDNDFIIKQLLSWVTSA, encoded by the coding sequence ATGCTAGCTCACCCTCTCGTTGATACTTTTCAGTCTCTCAATCGTTACCTACAGTCGCAGGTCATTGGCCAGCCAGACTTGGTTAAGCAGTTGCTAATTGCTCTATTGGCTGATGGGCATATTCTGGTGGAAGGTCCGCCTGGGTTGGCAAAAACGCGAGCAGTAAAAGTGCTAGCTGAGTGTATTGAAGGCAGTTTCCAGCGTATGCAGTTTACCCCTGATCTTTTGCCTGCAGATTTGACCGGAACAGATATTTATCGCCCAGAGACCGGGGCTTTCGATTTTCAGGAAGGCCCGATTTTCCATTCGCTGGTACTAGCTGATGAAATCAACCGGGCACCGGCCAAGGTGCAGTCGGCGATGTTGGAGGCGATGGCCGAAAAGCAGATCACCGTGGGTAAACAGACGTATACGCTTCCTGAGCTATTCCTGGTGATGGCAACCCAAAACCCGATCGAACAAGAAGGGACCTACCCACTGCCAGAAGCTCAACTGGACCGCTTTTTGTTGCAGCTCCAAGTCGAATATCCAGATAGTGACAGTGAATTGGCAATACTGCGGCTCAACCGAGGTGAGGCACTGGGCGTGAAAAGTGAAGAGGCCGTCCATCTATCACAGCAGGATATTTTCAAGGCGCGCCAGCAGGTGCTTGAGCTGTATATGGCGGAAGAGATTGAGCAGTATATTATCCGACTGGTGATGGCGACGCGAACACCAGAAAGATACGACGATCAGCTGGCAAGCTGGCTGCAAATGGGCGTGAGTCCGCGAGCGACCCTGGCGCTGGACCGCTGTGCCCGGGCACATGCCTGGTTGGCTGGGCGCGACTTTGTCACCCCGGATGATGTGATGACTATGGCCTATCCGGTGCTGCGCCACCGACTGTTGCGCAGCTATGAAGCCCAGGCGGAAGGGATCGACAACGATTTCATTATCAAACAGCTTCTGAGCTGGGTGACTAGCGCATGA